Proteins from a single region of Urocitellus parryii isolate mUroPar1 chromosome 4, mUroPar1.hap1, whole genome shotgun sequence:
- the LOC113191232 gene encoding olfactory receptor 52K1-like — protein MPSCNNSLTQPLIFILAGIPGLESSHGFFSVPFFLIFVITVMGNVTILCIIRMEKSLHEPMFLLLAMLSGVDLCLVSVTVPRMLGIFWMDAKEISFDACLTQMFFIPSFYVMESGILLAMAFDRFVAIWCPLRYTTILDDSMLVKMALTVLARAVAVLTPAPILAKRLESFQTHIIGYSYCAYMAVVMIACGDISNHIIYGLMVIVASVGFDLFFIILSYGLILHAVFQIPSWEARGKALSTCGSHLCVIGLFYSPVVFSVLAQVLGYHMAPHLQIIIDNLYFLVPPMVNPLIYGARTKQMREWVLRIFHCQRD, from the coding sequence ATGCCCTCTTGTAACAACTCTCTCACCCAGCCCTTGATATTTATTCTGGCTGGAATTCCTGGCCTGGAATCTTCCCATGGTTTCTTCTCTGTaccttttttcttgatatttgttATTACAGTCATGGGCAATGTCACCATCTTATGTATCATCCGAATGGAGAAGAGTCTTCATGAGCCCATGTTTCTTCTCCTAGCCATGCTCTCAGGTGTTGACCTATGCCTGGTCAGTGTCACTGTGCCCCGCATGCTGGGCATCTTCTGGATGGATGCCAAGGAAATCAGCTTTGATGCCTGCCTCACACAaatgttttttattccttctttttatgTCATGGAGTCTGGGATCCTCCTGGCCATGGCTTTTGACAGATTTGTGGCTATCTGGTGCCCTCTGAGATATACAACCATCCTTGATGATAGCATGCTTGTGAAGATGGCACTAACTGTCCTAGCAAGGGCAGTGGCAGTGCTAACCCCAGCACCCATCCTGGCAAAAAGACTGGAAAGCTTCCAAACCCACATCATTGGTTACTCCTACTGTGCTTATATGGCTGTGGTGATGATAGCCTGTGGAGACATCTCTAACCACATTATCTATGGCCTCATGGTCATTGTGGCATCTGTgggatttgatttgtttttcatcaTTCTGTCGTATGGACTTATCCTTCATGCTGTCTTTCAGATACCATCTTGGGAAGCAAGAGGCAAAGCTCTTAGTACATGTGGCTCTCATCTTTGTGTCATTGGTCTTTTTTATTCTCCTGTTGTTTTCTCTGTTCTGGCCCAGGTTTTAGGCTACCATATGGCTCCTCATCTACAGATCATCATCGATAATCTCTACTTCCTGGTGCCTCCCATGGTCAACCCCTTGATTTATGGAGCACGTACCAAACAAATGAGGGAGTGGGTATTGCGAATATTCCACTGTCAAAGAGACTGA
- the LOC113191262 gene encoding olfactory receptor 52A1-like produces the protein MGSTNMSYLNPKTVILIGIPGLQHVQFWIGFPFLGVCLVALLGNTFLLIIIPIERSLHQPMYIFLAVLSATDLGLCVAIAPKMLAIFWFDSYSMAFDACLTQLFFIHALQGMESGILLAMAFDRYVAICNPLRHTSILTPFFLTRVVLMVAFRATVLVGILPILLKRLNFFHSLVIVHSYCEHMAVVKLAAEDVHINKSYGLFVAFAILGFDMIFVFISYILIFQAVFHLPQKEARIKAFNTCTAHIIVFLEFYILAFFSFFSHRFGHVLPYVHILLSTIYLLVPPALNPIVYGVKTREIRRRVAQMFVLKSATQQ, from the coding sequence ATGGGATCCACCAACATGTCATATCTGAACCCAAAGACAGTGATCCTGATTGGTATCCCTGGACTACAGCATGTGCAGTTTTGGATTGGATTTCCTTTCCTTGGTGTATGTCTGGTGGCTCTCCTGGGGAACACCTTCTTGCTAATCATTATTCCTATAGAACGCAGTCTGCACCAACCAATGTACATCTTCCTGGCAGTATTGTCAGCAACTGACCTGGGTCTCTGTGTAGCCATTGCTCCTAAGATGTTGGCCATCTTCTGGTTTGATTCTTACTCCATGGCCTTTGATGCTTGCCTCACCCAGCTCTTCTTCATTCACGCCTTGCAGGGCATGGAGTCTGGCATCCTGTTGGCCATGGCCTTTGACCGCTATGTTGCCATCTGTAATCCTTTGCGCCACACATCCATTCTCACACCTTTCTTTCTAACTCGAGTGGTGCTGATGGTGGCATTTCGGGCAACAGTGCTTGTTGGTATTTTACCCATTCTACTCAAAAGACTGAATTTTTTCCACTCTCTGGTTATTGTCCATTCTTACTGTGAGCACATGGCTGTAGTCAAGTTGGCTGCAGAAGATGTCCATATTAACAAATCATATGGGCTCTTTGTGGCTTTTGCAATTCTAGGTTTTGACATGATCTTTGTCTTCATCTCCTACATTCTGATTTTTCAAGCTGTTTTTCATCTTCCCCAGAAAGAGGCACGAATCAAAGCATTCAACACGTGTACCGCTCATATCATTGTCTTCCTGGAGTTTTATATCcttgcctttttttccttcttcagtcACCGTTTTGGTCATGTATTACCCTATGTCCACATCCTCTTGTCCACCATCTATCTGCTTGTGCCCCCTGCCCTCAACCCCATTGTCTATGGTGTGAAGACCAGGGAGATCCGAAGAAGGGTTGCTCAGATGTTTGTTCTGAAGTCTGCCacccagcaatga